The stretch of DNA CCGGTATAGTCGTAATAGTCGGCCATGACAACAGCCCGCGGCCGCTTCCCCTGCACAGCCTGCTGGAGGAGCCAATGCACGATTCTGGCATTGACCCCGTGCATCCCGAGCCCAAATGTCGGCGCTCCAACACCCTTTGCGACCCACTGCGGCGTCGCAAGTGGAAACttggccgcgctcgagaaggcGAGACTAATCTGGCTCCCGGGTGGACAGCAGGTGGTATGCTCCAAAAATTGGGTAacagcctcggccttgagtGGAATGTCCATGGCGCTGTCGAGGCCGTACCAGTCCGAAATACGGACTGGCGTACCGTTGCAATCGCACTCGAAGCCTTCCTTGACACTGTCCGGCCACCTATTGGGGTGGAAACCCAGACCCTCACTCCACGGCGCATTATCCTTCCTCCCAAACCGGGTCATTACCTGTGCTTTACCTCGCACTTCCGAAAGACGCGGTACATGCTCAGTGAAGACGAACCGGTCGCCGTACGTTTTGAGGAGGTCGTAAACGGCCTTGGAGAAGTCGGGGGCGTCCGGCGGAGTttcctccttgagcgaAATCATGATAGTCTCGCGCGGGTGGGCGGAGAGGAAGGCGTCGATCGCGTCGAGGTAGACTTTGAGGGTCGAGTATTGGGGCCGGATACCGTGGTAGGCTAGGATTAGAGACGGTGTGGTGGAGACTCACTCTCCAGTTCGCCGGTGGCACTAAGGCGCATCCGGACATCAAGCACTCTCACACCCTCATTGAGCTGGGTGACAACGTCCCGATCTTGGCACTTGCTAATAAAGTAGCCGGTCTGCGCCGAACTCTCATGCGTACCGCAGAGGCTCACGTCGCCGAAACTCCAGTCGTCCGGAAGGGCCGACATGAACTCGAGAGTGCCGGGATAGGCGATCATGACGACCGTatcctccctctctccaaATAAGACGTAGGCGAGCACGTTTGGGGCGGTACATTCGAGCTGGGCCCATCCGCGGCTCCGATCACCAGGTGGAGCAGCGAGGGGAACGGTCACTGAACCATTTCCCGAACCGCCCGAGATGGTGAGCTGGACCTGCGGCGATCCGCCGCGCGGACCGAGTTGGCTCAAGTCGACACCGTTGTtggcgagggggaggtTGATTAGCGCGGCTGGAGGGGGCGATCCTTCGTTCGGAGTCTCCGAGACCGAGAggaaggcggccgaggtgaCTTGCACGCCGTGGGGTGAGAGCTTGAGCGACATTGCGATGTGAAGGTTTAGGATGGCAGGCTGATGTGAGATGGAAGGCTGCGGACCGGACCGATGATGTCATGTGACTGACTTGGGATGCTTGGGATGGGAGGTTTCATGTTGCAGCCTCAGTGTTGAGAAAATCGCGTCTGGTAAGCTGGTGCTCTGGCAAGCTGGTGATGCCTACAGGCGCGGTTTTGTTTTGTTTTCTCTCACACATGCGTGATCACACAGAGTTGAGCAATGGGGGATATCATTTAATAAGCAAGAAGTGGGGCAGAGGGAAGACCTCGCCTGGCGGCCTGGCGGGCCTTGCTTGGGGCTGATTCTGGCTTTGTATTTTCACGTGGCCCCCGTCTCTCTTGCGCTTTCCACGAAACAAGCTTCAGGTAACCTGCCCCACTCCGACGAGCTGACAACTGTAAATCAGAGTATGAGGTTGACGTTGCGCCTCTACTCTCCTACTCTCGTCGGTACCCAGCGATGCCACGGTGTGCGCAGTGCTCTGGTCTATGTTGTGCAGCATCACTGAACATTGACACGTTGGCATCTCGTGTTCCTTGCGACTTGCAGAGCCTTACTGGCCATGACGTCGATTGTTGATTTCATTCATTTGGACGTGTCGCTTTCGCCAcctcccatctccaccAACCATGCCGCGATTATcaggcgacgagctgctgccGGGTACAATCACAGACGAGCCCGTGAGTTTCATTGTGGTGGTGATGAAGGCAACTTTTGCTGAATGCGTCCTGCCACAATCACGCCTTCATAAGATGTGCATGTTGGCACGACGCTGACTGCAGACCCCTCTTGGTCGCatgacgccctcgccctcgcccccTCCACCGTACCCCGAGCCCGAACAAGAACGAGACCAGGACACGgcacccctcctccccgcaCCCATAACCCACACTGGTCCCCAAGCACCCCTCTGCGatcccctcctc from Cutaneotrichosporon cavernicola HIS019 DNA, chromosome: 7b encodes:
- a CDS encoding uncharacterized protein (phospholipase C), yielding MSLKLSPHGVQVTSAAFLSVSETPNEGSPPPAALINLPLANNGVDLSQLGPRGGSPQVQLTISGGSGNGSVTVPLAAPPGDRSRGWAQLECTAPNVLAYVLFGEREDTVVMIAYPGTLEFMSALPDDWSFGDVSLCGTHESSAQTGYFISKCQDRDVVTQLNEGVRVLDVRMRLSATGELETYHGIRPQYSTLKVYLDAIDAFLSAHPRETIMISLKEETPPDAPDFSKAVYDLLKTYGDRFVFTEHVPRLSEVRGKAQVMTRFGRKDNAPWSEGLGFHPNRWPDSVKEGFECDCNGTPVRISDWYGLDSAMDIPLKAEAVTQFLEHTTCCPPGSQISLAFSSAAKFPLATPQWVAKGVGAPTFGLGMHGVNARIVHWLLQQAVQGKRPRAVVMADYYDYTGSGEAGLGALLGAMNYVQQ